From one Thalassospira sp. ER-Se-21-Dark genomic stretch:
- a CDS encoding TRAP transporter fused permease subunit: MSATTRPFWIALGAVSIAFHLWLIFSGLVPNLVSRPIHMALALPWALIFVAKTPAQKISGIILTLIGLIGCGWIVANHQTLGDQYGFLMGDSQIVLAAALLLIVLEMARRAIGWPLPTVAAIALLYALFGQYIPGEFGHAGLPVESMLGTLTIAEGGLWGSLTSVSVNIVAIFVIFGAVLNGGEAGQGFMNVAGAAAGRLKGGAAKVSVVSSALFGSISGSASANVASTGAITLPAMTKLGYPKRLAAAVEAVASSGGQIMPPLMGAGAFVMVELTGKPYVDIMVAAILPAILYFLAVWVGINAFAMRYDLPGVPKEDRPNLRSVVITSAFFLVPFTILLWGMFGGGYTPQYAACLALLAGAALLLLDADLTVDLPRSKQRFADVCLNAGRQVAMIGSIILCASIVIGILGLTGLGVKITSLLISGSGGMLWPALLLTALACLILGMEVPTTAAYVICVSVAGPALIELGLEPLQAHLFVFWFALLSTITPPVCGAVFIAAGMVEENWLKVAGTAMALGIGLYIVPLAMIANSTLIELGSDPVWAIIAGLKVAVGLTAISFGLIAPRPVWPRIGMVALGGAVIFAAGV, translated from the coding sequence ATGTCAGCCACCACTCGTCCCTTCTGGATCGCCCTTGGCGCCGTTTCAATTGCCTTTCACCTGTGGCTGATTTTTTCAGGATTGGTTCCCAATCTTGTAAGCCGCCCAATCCACATGGCGCTTGCCCTGCCATGGGCGTTGATCTTTGTTGCCAAAACCCCTGCACAGAAAATTTCTGGTATCATCCTGACGCTGATTGGTCTGATCGGGTGTGGTTGGATCGTTGCCAATCATCAGACGCTTGGTGATCAATACGGTTTCCTGATGGGCGATAGCCAGATCGTACTGGCAGCGGCGTTATTGCTGATTGTGCTTGAAATGGCACGCCGGGCGATCGGCTGGCCGTTGCCGACGGTGGCGGCAATTGCACTGCTTTATGCGCTGTTCGGCCAATATATTCCGGGCGAGTTTGGCCATGCCGGGCTACCAGTTGAAAGCATGCTGGGCACCCTGACCATCGCAGAGGGCGGCCTTTGGGGCAGCCTGACGAGCGTATCGGTCAATATCGTTGCGATCTTCGTTATTTTCGGGGCGGTTCTGAATGGCGGCGAAGCCGGTCAGGGCTTTATGAATGTCGCAGGCGCGGCCGCCGGTCGGCTTAAGGGCGGGGCGGCGAAGGTTTCCGTCGTGTCATCCGCCCTGTTTGGCTCGATATCGGGGTCTGCATCGGCCAATGTGGCCTCGACCGGCGCAATAACCCTGCCTGCCATGACCAAGCTTGGCTACCCGAAACGTCTGGCCGCGGCGGTCGAGGCCGTGGCATCCAGTGGCGGGCAGATCATGCCACCGCTGATGGGGGCAGGGGCCTTTGTCATGGTGGAACTTACCGGCAAGCCTTATGTCGACATCATGGTCGCGGCCATCTTGCCGGCTATCCTTTATTTCTTGGCCGTCTGGGTTGGCATCAATGCTTTTGCCATGCGCTATGACCTTCCCGGTGTGCCAAAGGAAGATCGCCCGAACCTGCGGTCGGTCGTGATCACATCGGCCTTCTTCTTGGTACCATTTACCATCTTGCTTTGGGGCATGTTTGGCGGTGGTTACACACCACAATATGCCGCCTGTCTGGCGCTTCTGGCCGGGGCAGCTTTGCTGTTGCTTGATGCGGACCTGACGGTTGATTTGCCGCGCAGCAAACAACGGTTTGCCGATGTCTGCCTTAATGCTGGGCGTCAGGTGGCGATGATCGGTTCGATCATCTTGTGCGCATCAATCGTTATCGGGATTCTCGGTCTGACCGGACTTGGTGTAAAGATCACCTCGCTACTGATTTCCGGATCGGGTGGCATGTTGTGGCCAGCCCTTTTGCTGACTGCACTTGCCTGTCTGATCCTTGGCATGGAAGTCCCGACCACGGCGGCCTATGTGATTTGTGTTTCGGTTGCCGGGCCCGCGTTGATAGAGCTCGGGCTTGAACCACTTCAGGCGCATCTGTTTGTGTTCTGGTTTGCGCTTTTATCGACGATTACGCCGCCAGTTTGCGGGGCGGTGTTCATTGCTGCAGGCATGGTCGAGGAAAACTGGCTCAAGGTCGCCGGAACGGCGATGGCGCTTGGCATCGGGCTTTACATTGTCCCATTGGCGATGATCGCCAACAGCACGCTGATTGAACTTGGCAGTGACCCGGTTTGGGCGATTATCGCCGGGCTTAAGGTCGCGGTGGGTTTGACGGCTATTTCATTTGGCCTGATCGCGCCCAGACCTGTTTGGCCGCGGATCGGGATGGTTGCACTTGGTGGTGCTGTAATCTTTGCTGCGGGTGTTTAG
- a CDS encoding TAXI family TRAP transporter solute-binding subunit, protein MKILRTLGVIAAGMMALSVANAAQAETRVTLKSAKAASSYYQMAAQFAEAMKTGTDGDIIVTVEESQGSVQNVMEAMVRPGNYVFTSPPGLVSLAQNGKGPFDGRPTEKFAEVHALFPIPSLTMHFVMRADSGATSFADLEGKTILLGKGSFGAREGEKYLQLFGLEGKVDLADAELSNAVAALKNGQIDGFVTAGSWPAPNVIEAAAGTDVIVLSLSEDQLAETKRDKTVIPAGTYNGQEEDITTASLSVVAFATTQMDADTAYALTKTFWEQKAKMGESSSWWNGVNPEMLANITGKMHPGALRYYDEVGFSIRDDQR, encoded by the coding sequence TTGAAAATTTTGCGCACACTCGGCGTGATTGCCGCCGGTATGATGGCTTTGTCCGTGGCGAATGCCGCGCAAGCTGAAACCCGCGTCACCCTGAAATCGGCAAAGGCCGCTTCATCCTATTACCAGATGGCGGCCCAGTTTGCCGAGGCAATGAAAACCGGCACCGATGGCGATATCATCGTCACCGTCGAGGAAAGCCAGGGTTCGGTTCAGAACGTCATGGAAGCCATGGTGCGTCCGGGCAATTATGTCTTTACCTCCCCGCCCGGTCTCGTAAGCCTGGCACAGAACGGCAAGGGCCCGTTCGACGGACGTCCGACCGAAAAGTTTGCCGAAGTCCACGCCCTGTTCCCGATCCCGTCGCTGACCATGCATTTCGTGATGCGTGCTGATTCCGGTGCGACCAGCTTTGCCGATCTCGAAGGCAAGACCATCCTGCTTGGCAAGGGATCCTTTGGCGCGCGTGAAGGTGAAAAATACCTTCAGCTGTTTGGTCTTGAAGGCAAGGTCGATCTGGCGGATGCCGAACTTTCCAATGCGGTTGCCGCCCTTAAAAACGGTCAGATCGATGGTTTCGTGACGGCCGGTTCGTGGCCAGCGCCGAACGTGATCGAGGCCGCAGCAGGAACCGATGTGATTGTTCTGTCGCTGTCCGAAGACCAGCTTGCCGAGACCAAGCGTGACAAAACCGTCATCCCGGCCGGGACCTATAACGGTCAGGAAGAAGACATCACCACCGCATCGCTTTCGGTTGTTGCCTTTGCCACCACCCAGATGGATGCCGATACGGCTTATGCGCTGACCAAAACCTTCTGGGAGCAGAAGGCGAAAATGGGTGAAAGCTCTTCTTGGTGGAACGGCGTCAACCCGGAAATGCTTGCCAACATCACGGGCAAAATGCATCCCGGTGCACTGCGTTACTATGACGAAGTCGGGTTCTCCATCCGCGACGATCAGCGTTAA